The DNA segment CAGTTAGCTTAACTTTGAAATTGACTCATGAAATTTCCTTTTCGATcgataaacaaaattttactGAGCATAAAACAGACAAAGGCCCGGAGTACACGGGACGTATACAAAAGCGTCGCCTATGCATGCTAGTTTAGCAATCGTATGAAATTTTCGGCTTCTTCTTTATCAAATGGGTGGCTACCTACTTTTATATTAACATGCTTACTTATTTTTTGTTCTGCCAGACTGTTGTGCGCAAGACATGGTATTGAAGCGTGCGACTCAAGGGTGTCACTGTGTGTATCCGATAAAGCTAGACCTTCTGCTTTTAAATGTCTCTCAGAATCCTAATTGGAATCTTTTTCTGAATGAATTAGCTTCTGGACTTCGTTTGGAAGTTTCTCAAATTGAGCTGATCAACTTTTACGTACTCAGCTTATCAATGTTAAATATTTCAATGGATATAGTTCCAAAAGAAGGGATCAGTTTCTCTGCCCGTGAGGCATCTGCAATAAACTCTTCCCTTGTCATGCATAAGGTTCATCTAAACCCTACGTTAGTGGGCGATTATGAACTTCTCAATTTAACCTGGTTTCAGCCTCCACCTCCTCCACCAGGTAATTTTGAGAAGTTGTCTAATGCATTGATAAGGTGTTTTGGTCCTAATGTATGGTTGCCTCTACCGCATTCTCTGCTTTGGAAACCTTTgtataaattttctttctttttgtgttttttttttttgggggtggcgactatgattttaacttttgtttCCATGCATTGAGTGATATTCTTGTTTAAGCATAGGGAATAAAGCAATGGTTGTAAGAACAGTGACAGGGTCAGTGCTCATATCCATGGCTCCTGATTGCTGTTAATCTTGATATTTTGGCTCTACACACCCAggctgaagaaaaaaaaaatatgatcataaCAAATTAAAGCTGCCTGGTGGGCTGGTTGAGCTTCTTAAAAAGTTGGGATGTTATCTTGGTTATGGCGCATCTTTAGCCACTTGTTTCAAAGCCAAACTAACAGATACTTGCTGATATTGAAGATATACCCGTTTCTTCTTTCATATGACATAAATATAACAGGCACGCTcaattatatatacacatgtacATTTATTTATGTGGTTAAGTTTTCCAAAAGTTACTACTGGCAATCCAAGTGCGCATTCTTTTTAGGTTTGGGCTGGTGGTTTAAAATCTGAAAACACcagttaaaattttgttttcaaaattaattttggcTTCCCTTTGCTTTTTTCAGAATTAGTTTTGGCTTCCTTTCTATATCTCTTTTATGCACTACAGTACCTTTTTTTTGCCCCTAGATTATGTTGATGATTTTACTGTGGAACTTTGCACTGCTATTTTAATATTGACATAGCATTGCATCTGATATTCAGCTCCTGTTGTTACTCCTTCACCTGTGGAATCCCCACCACATCAGGATCCAAATGCTACGTCACTCAACGCTTCAAACAGTGGGAGGCATTCAAATTTAGTTGTAATACTTGGCATTGGTGCTTGTGTACTATTCATTGCTGTTATATCtgtgcttgtactttgtttgtgCACATTCCGCCATGGGAAGGCCAAAGCATCTCCTGTGGAAACTGGTATAATCTCAAATTCTGAGTTATGTATCTCAGGTCTTTGTGTTTTACATCTTGTTAATATTCTGGACAATAACCCTCTTAACAACTTGCTAGTGGTAGAAACCATTACATGTAACTGCTTTCGATAATGCCTTTAAAGTTTGTGCTTATGGGATTGAAAGAAATAGCGTTCTAAATAATTCTTAATTTACTTCTCAACAggaatgttaaaaatataaccaTGCTTCTACAGTCTCTCTACTTATTGTCATTTTATAAACCTTTATTATTATAGTCAGGGAACATTTGAATGATTTGAATCTGAGATTCTGTGTGTTTCATgcagaacttttttttttttttttaaaattctctttGGGATTGAAAATTATCAGTGTGAGAGGTCGATGTTAAGGTctattgtagattttttttttttttttaaattctctttGGGATTGAAAATTATCAGTGTGAGAGGTCGATGTTAAGGTCCATTGTAGATAATATACTCGGCTTTGACTCTAGTTGACTTTGCCAAGGGTTGCCTCACGGATTTAAGTTTTTCCCATTCATCAAACAGCTTGAGAATATATTACTACTTCTTTATGCTTTTAAGAGAGTATTTCAACTGGGCCTGTTTAAGAAATTACTAGTGAAGATGACTTGATGGAATATAACGTCACTGGACACCTCAGTCTGAAAAAGGCCTGAAACGCCAATACTGATACTTCAAATGGATTTGATTTTGACAGTTGCATGACCATTAtggtctttcttttttcatggaaCCTTTTGTTTATTACTTCTGTTTCAATTaatggttttcttttcttctctctcagaAAAGCCGAGGACTGTGAGTGCGGTTCCAGCAGTAGGATCTCTTCCCCACCCAACCAGCACTCGGGTACTGGCATATGAAGAACTTAAAGAAGCTACAAACAACTTTGAACCTGCAAGCATACTTGGAGAAGGTGGATTTGGTAGAGTTTTCAAGGGAGTCTTAAGTGATGGTACAGCTGTAGCAATTAAGAGGCTTACTAGTGGAGGGCAACAAGGGGATAAAGAATTTCTGGTAGAGGTTGAGATGCTTAGCAGGCTGCATCACCGTAATCTTGTGAAGCTTGTGGGTTACTACAGCAGTCGTGACTCTTCACAACACCTACTTTGCTATGAGCTTATCCCTAATGGAAGCTTGGAGGCTTGGCTccatggtattttttttaatcactgaTTCTACTAGAATCTTGAGTTTGATGTTTCTCTTTCTACTGGAGTTTTCTCTGAGTAGAAACTTAGAGAAAGACGACATTCTGTGTGTAAATCTCATACACAATTGACACTGACTCTGGTTTGCCTTAGGTCCCCTGGGAGTAAATTGTCCTTTGGATTGGGACACTAGAATGAAGATTGCACTTGATGCTGCAAGAGGGCTTGCATACCTGCACGAGGACTCACAGCCCTGTGTTATTCACAGAGATTTCAAAGCCTCCAATATATTGCTTGAAAATAACTTTCATGCTAAAGTTGCTGATTTTGGTCTTGCTAAACAGGCTCCTGAAGGCAGAGCAAATTACCTCTCCACACGAGTGATGGGCACATTTGGGTTGGTCTCATTCTCTTCAGTccttgattttgttgtttccATAATTAACATTGGTGCTAAGATGGAATGAAATTAATCTACAGGTACGTAGCTCCAGAGTATGCCATGACTGGACATTTACTTGTTAAAAGTGATGTCTACAGCTATGGGGTTGTGCTTCTTGAATTGCTGACAGGAAGGAAGCCAGTGGATATGTCACAGCCATCTGGACAGGAAAACCTTGTCACTTGGGTTAGTCTTATTTTTAGACCTATCcctttttcttctcattctttttcttgttctttaatGTTCATGGTACATACCTTTTACATTCAGGCCTTTTATGCTGATCTGATCGATTGTCATGTGTTGCATAATTATTATCCtggaagtttatttttttaacttgtcaaaacaaaaattattatggGCAGAAAATAAGACCACTCAGTGGTATTGTTTTCAGGCTAGACCAATTCTTAGAGACAAGGATCGACTGGAAGAGCTTGCCGATCTGAAGCTTGGAGGAAACTACCCAAAGGAAGATTTCATAAGGGTTTGCACAATTGCGGCAGCTTGTGTTGCTCCTGAGGCAAGCCAAAGGCCTACAATGGGTGAAGTGGTACAGTCACTTAAAATGGTGCAGCGTGTCACAGAATATCAAGATTCCATGTTAACCTCGTCCAACAACCGGCCAAATCTAAGGCAGTCATCTACTACCTTCGAGTCTGACGGGACATCTTCGATGTTCTCTTCTGGTCCTTACTCGGGTTTGAGTGCCTTTGACAATGACAACATCTCGCGTACAGCAGTTTTCTCTGAAGATCTCCATGAAGGACGATGAAGGCTTTTTAAGGTAAGTTAACCAGAAGTCTTCATTCGGTGTAAAGTTTAGCTGCCATAAACAACATTGTGATGAGTGTTAGGAAAAATGGAGCAGGATTTTCGACATGATGTTTATAACTGTTGTTAGTGGGAGTGGTAGGAACAGGTGCTTTTGGGTATCCTTCATGGAGAACGATAGTTCATTCTCCCAGAGGCTGTGTTCTCCTCCTGGATAGATTTTGTACGTATATATGCCTTGTAGCTTTTTTAAagggtatttttaatttagtgtATTTGTATTTCTGGTTCTGTCgttataaaacttgaaattgatgTGATATTTTCCGACCATTCCATGGGATTTGGGTTTTTATTCTTTGTATTCATTCAATTAAAAGTCATTTTCAATCATACTTAGTAATGAGATGCATTTTAGGTGACTTTATGTGTACAACTTAAATAAACAATGGCATAAAATGTATTATATCAATAGGCATAATTCGGAatgataaactttaaaataaaggatactatttttatttttttactaatttagTAATTAATTTCGATTGCATGACTTTTGTTCATTTTTGGTGCTAGTTTCGTCACCCAATTCTCTCTGTCTTAGGCATAGAAAATTGATTTCTATATTATCGTAATACATATATTATCGTACATGGTGCGACTCCAACATTAAATTgtataaacttatatatttttatgtttgtattgaaagaaaaatgttcaggataaaaaaaattacaaaagatgGATACGGACCACTGTGATCAAGTATATGAACGGATGAACCGAATTGTTGCTGCTCGCCGATAATTCGTGTTTGTGGGTTATTATTTATAAGGGTGTACAAAAAATTGCCAAACTGGCCGAGAACCGATCAGACCAACTGCTGGTGGTTGGAACTGGCTGCAACGGGCACGGAACCAGTCGGTGGGTGGCAGAATTTTATGAAAATCGATTGTCCTTAGTTCGGTCATGGTTTAAAGTTGGCTCAAGCTGTTGAACTGGCCAATGacttctaatattatttttttaaaattatacttATATGAGTTGAACCGGCCAATGacttctaatattatttttttaaaattatacttATATGAAATGACGTTATTCTACTTAAATTTAATTGGAATTGTGTCGTTTTACGTATTTCGTTGTGTTTAAACATAATTGAAAAGACGTCGCGTCGTTTTATCCATTacagagccaaaaaaaaaagtggaatgATGCCGTTGGATTTAAAACCAAACGGCATCGTTTTCAATTTGTATAGTCTTTTTCCACCTTCTTCTTCCTCGATATGTTTTCTGTTTCTCACgtattttctctctcctccgcAACTCTCTCAAGCAAACATTGCCGGCAGGGGGGAATTGAGAACCGACGAAGTCGATGGAGACAATTTTTCTCCTTCTCATTAACTAGTGACGGTCGCTTGCTTCACCATTTTCATAATTGTTGGTCGGTGGCGGTTTTGCTCAAAATCGCACCGAATGGGTCAATTTTCACctctaattatttatataacaaGTGATAGGATACAACTATATTAAAATGTTAAATTGATCGTATATAAGTCAATTATGGAGTTTatgaatgaaaaattctactcatcatcctcataACATACACTgcatagtttttaatttttaatttttcccttactaaatgtgtggtgtatggatgatgagtagaataatttaaGTAGTTttagagaaataaaataaaaaataaataaaaataagtatggtgtgtgagatgatgagtagcatagCATAACTCTATGAAAATGTTATCATTTAACTTGTTTATCACTCATGGGCCGTGGCTAACCAAACTAGACCATTGTAACCCATATCTAATAATATTAAGGTCTTGTTGGGTTAAACagatgatatgaaaattgaaaattgaataaaatattattagaatataatttttgttttaaaatttaaaaaagttaatcgtttattgtattttttctaagaatttgaaaaagttgtgataatgaagtgaaatgagatgagatgatttgtgtAACCAAGCGATGCTTAAATTCTAATTGCTGGGTTGATATTGATTCATAGATTCTATCAAAATTAATTTACCATTAGtatttttataatgttttaacataaaataatatatataatttaatatcctCCAATAACTCTAAAGCATTTTTTTACTAAAACATGGGCAAGAGTACTTTCATCCCTTTTAATGCGATTGACATTCCAGCTATCAAAATGTAAAACCTTCTGTTTTGCATCCAAGACTAAAACTCCCGACCTATGGTAACATATTTCAAATTGAGTAATGCTATTAATGACATGAATGGTATCTCCTTCAAGTATAATATTCCTTAGGCCAATTTAGTAGCAAGGATAATAGCTTGCATAGCTCCAAAGGATTCAGCAAAGTAAGAATCAAGAAACAAATCCCTTTTATGGTTTGCCCTCATGATCTCTAATAATGATCCCTATACCCACTTTGCTAAAGGCTTTATTAATTGCTGCTAGACACCCTTAGGAGGAGGTTTCCACCTGCAGCAACTATTAACTAGGGCTCTATGCCTTTATTAGATCTGACAACTCCTTTGTGAGCTTCTTGGAACttcatgagaagaaaacttgtcATGAAAAATTAGTTCATTATTCATTTGCCATATCTTCTTTGCTGATAATGCAATTTCTTCCAATAGTTCCTGTTCATATAGATCAACCATTGTtgcaaatagattaaaaaacaaGTTGCAAAAAAGCCACTTTTTTGTATCCTCTTAGTATATAGGCACATTATATCCTTGGTTGCAAAACACTTCCATATAGCATGAATAGTATCTTCCTCTTCCCTCAAACAGATAGGACAACATGAAGATTCAACAACTTTATTCTTATGCAATTTCAAATTTGTAGGTAGAGAGTCCAAGCAAGCTCTCCACATAAAAACTTTACTAGCATTAGGGATATTGAGCTTCCAGATTTTAGACCATGCTTCTTTTTTAGGATTTGAGTTTGAGGCTTACCCTTTAGCACGATCCAAGATATCTTTTTGCAAACGATATGTACTTTTGATAGAAAATTGACCATTAATAGTGCATCTCCAAATAAGTTTGAATGGATAGTTTGATATGCTAATGGGGATTCTTCTAATAATCTTAGCttcatttctaaaaaaaatacctTCAAGAAGTTGAACATTCCAAATTTCAAATCAATAAGAGTAGCAACACATTTATTAGCATCCAAAGATGTTAGTGGGACTTTGAACTCTATAGGTTGTTGGCTAAGGTAGCCATTTATCATTCCAAATTCTCACTTGTTGGCCATTACCAATTCTCCATATATTACCTTCCTCTACCAGTTGTTTAGCTGCAATCAGACTTTTCCAAATACAAGATGGATTGGAGCTTAGCTTtgcttaaaaaaagaagaagattgagGGAAGTATTTAAGCTTTAAGATCTTGCTAGCTAGAGCATTTGGTTGTTGTAATAGCCTACAcccttgttttgcaagcaagGTCAGATTGAAGCACTCCAAGTCTCTAAAGCCCAAACTTCCTGCTATCTTTACCTAGCCCATTTGATTCTAAGAGACCCAATGAATATTCCTCTCATTTTGTAGCTGACACCACTAGAAATTATTCATGATACAATAGATTTCTCTTAGTAGAGCTTGGGAGCTTAAAGACACCCATGCAGTAAGTAGGTAAAGCTTGAATCACATACTTCAGTAGAATTTCCTTGCTAGCTTGCGAGAGGAACTTTGTTTTCCAATTACTAATTTTGCTTTTCATTCTAGTCTCATTGCTTGTGTTTGAGCTGAAATAGATggatgttttttctttgttgagtCTTTGATCAAAAGCTTTTTCATAGGTGTCAAGAAGATCAGTCATTCTGCTCCACTCTCACGTAGATAGTTTTACAAAACAATAAGTtgtcatttgtaaaaaaataggtGATTAATGCAAAGTTTATCTCGAGCTATTGGAATGCCTGATATTGATTTATTGCCTCAACATGGTTAAGAAGAGCACTCAAATCTTCATAACATAGAAGAAAAAGGTAAGGGAACAGTGAGTCACCCGCCTTATTCCTCTTGTTACTTTGAAAGAAACTTGTAGTTATCCATTGATGAGAACAAACGATGATATGGAATTAATATATCTCATAACCAGTTCAATCCATTTTGCATGAAAATGCATTTTGATCATAACGGAGCTTAAAaactctcatttcatcttatcataaGCCTTCCTCCTATCAATTTAATTAGAGCTAAATAAGCAGATCTCACCCTATCTGATGacataaaatatagaaatatttttatggaaATCTTGCTGGAGAAGCCATAATTCCTGCTAATACCGACGcaattttccaacaaaaaacagtatttttacaattttcacgcaattatatttaaaagggggaagttttttttataaaataatatctatttatctaaatataaaaacatttatatttttataaatataaataactatattttaaaaaaattataaaaaaacgtGTATCATTTCTCAATTTCTAAGTTGGCTGTCAtcattacaattaaaaaaaaaatatttttaattataaaatatgtaagtgTTGCACAATTCTtctaaaaataatgaataaatatgagattaatataaaaaaattaattttttagtaataaattctatttttttttaaatagcacATGTTCTTTGCATATCCCATGGGCCATAACTATGGATATGTTTGGGATTGAGTgtagagttttaaaaaatatttaaatagttttaaaagttttttattgaaaaaatcagTTGTTTGGATATTATGTATTAAAGTTCTTTCTATAATCTCAAATAATCTAAAACGTATGTTTAAGGAAAAAcatcaattttgattttttttcttaaacataattttttagataatacagaacttaattataattataaaaagactATCAATTGACAAAAATATCTACataacttttaaataattataatttttaaatttttaaaaatataatcataattttataaaaattaaataactgtcatttttacctgaaaaatattttttaatttatttttaaataaatatgatataactACCGAACCGTAAAttacttttaaataataaaacttagggtttaaattataagataaaCTATATTTTCCGCGATGTACGAATGTACCCTTACTCAATTAAACCACGTTTGTACCGGCGTTAGAAACTTGCGAGGGAGGGAACTAGAATCATAAATAAGAGAGAGAAGTCGCTAACGTAAGCCGGTCGAAGGGTGCGCACCCTCCTTTAACCTGCGCACAAACTCGCAGCATAGTGTGTCGAGGAAAATGGAGGGCGAATAAATACGGAAGAAAGCCAAAGAAAGAGTcacagcgagagagagagagatagagagagagagagtcgagtTGGGTTTACTGAGTGGGATCGCCGAGTTGGATTTGGGGGCGTTTGTGTGACCAGCccacaacaaataaaaagaaacacagGGCGAGGGGTGAGTATTTTTTGGGATAGGGGGCGTGGAATTAGCAAAAAGATGGTGAACAAGAAGATTAGTCCTGATCTACCTCCTCTCTCTTTCGTCTctatctttttcctttcatcATTCTTTACCCAAATTTCTCTAACCCTAAAACCCTCTCATtctctatctctatctctatctcGATCTTTATCTCTATCCCAATCCCCGCCGATACCAAATACCACCATATTTTCTCACACCCGGCCCAACACAATTCTCTCAtctttctctttccctttttatcTATTACTCTCTCCTATCGCTGTTGCTTCGTTTCTCTTCCGGGTTTCGTCTCTGTCGCGGTTTCCGTTTTCGTGGTCCAAGACTAACAAGGTAGtgcatctctctcttctctctccccgttaATCCTGTGAGGTTATTCTATGTAGGTTTTCTTCGATTTAGGGTTGTTTGTCATGCTTCTGGTTGGGTTTTTGTTTGTGGGTGCGTGGGTTTCTGTTTGTGTGCGGTGACTGATGAATGCTTTTGCGTTTATGATTGGTTGGGGGTTATTATCTTTTCTGGGTTTTGTTCGAGGGCGGTTTGGCATTGTTTAATGTTTTTGGTTGATTGGATTGACTATgacattattttatatcatcttGGATTGTTGAATTGATCCGGGTTAATTtagtttatattatttttttatttgggtttttttttttccccctcaaTTGaccaattttctttcttttttcttttttccgaTTTCTTCTGTTCTTTATTTGGGGTAGTGTAGCGCAATCTCATATGATTTCATTACATACTTTTGTTAATTCCCATTGTATTATTAGATCTAAATTCTTTAAAAGCTTTCCCTCCTTTCTCGGTTTCTCGACCTGTTAGCTATGAATGCTCGCTTTTGACATCTTGGATTTTTCTTGTCCACACTGGCGAGGATTACTGATTATCCACCTTATTGAAAAACTCCTATTTTActgatttcatttttttggtaATTGTTCATGTGGATCGTATTTGGGGAATGCTTCAAATCCCTCTCATTACCCATCTGATTCTTATCTAGTAAAGAATTAGTTAGGAACTGTTGAGTATAAATCTgatgttttacttttttttgtttgaatttctatGTTGTGgcattacttatataaaaaacaaaacttcTATGTTGTAGCATTTCCAAGGTTGCTGGAGTACggtgttattattttttgtttttttacttgGAAGTCGTGACACCACAAGAAGCGAGCAATAATTGTTACATTTCCTATCATGGATGAATTTAGTGGTACTAAGTTTAATGGTATCATCAATCCCGTAAGGAAGAAAAGGACTCAAACTTCTCGCAGACCTCGGCTTGAGTCACAGCCGCTGGATGGAGATCATAATAATTCACCTTTTTCTCCAAATGCACTTTCAGATGATGTAAGCAAGGTATCTAGCGATGATAATGCCGGTGAAGATACTGATTATACGAGGAAAGAGTTCGATCTCAATCTTTGTGTGTCCAGGGTTCCTTTTGGTGCTGGAGCTGAAAGCCAAAATCTCAATGAGAAGAATAAAAGAGATggaggattcaattcattttacaaTAATGAGCCTGCCCGAAGTGGATTTAATAAAAAGCGTAGTAGTGAAGGTGTACTTGCCCCTGCTAACTGGAAAAGCACTAACAAGTTGAAGGATGGGTTGGAATTAGAGGTAAGAAGTGTGGATGCAAATGGTGGAAGGAATGGTGAAGGTCTGATTTCAGGAAAGGCAGGAGTCTTACCAGATAGATCAGCAATTGAGAAAAAGGTTAAAAAGGTCAAGCTTAAGGTTGGTGGTGTCACACATACAATTCAAGCAAATGCCACTTCTAATGGTTCCGCAGGGTGCGGGTCTTCTGCTAAGAGTTCTCGATCCATAGATGCCTCAAGACCGTGGCAGAAGCGGAATCTTCAGGTATCTAACTGTTGCTCCTTGCAAGCTTGAGTTGATAAATAGTGTTAGCCTTTCGTCATTTCTAGAATGGTTTCTTTTTCCATGTATTGATCCATGCTATCGAAGTTATATGAGGCACTCAATTTGTGTGAGGTGCTAATTGGTTTTTTAAGCAACCCATGTCAGGGTTCAAAACTTTATATTGAGCTTTTACAATATCCGATAAACTTTCGGTTTGATAGTCTTACCTATTATTTATAATCTGCTTAATCTGTGGGAAACTTAAATTTTGCAGCTCCCCTAtgtggatttatttagttggaCTATTCAAAATCTTAAAGCTTGCATATAAGCACAGCTTTTATACTAATATGTGTGTATCACCATAATAGTTTTTGTTATCCTGGAGACTGGAGTAACATATTGAATCcagtattttcttttcatcacaaaaatgtttttatttcaGGGAAATTTGGACGATAACCACTCTTCCATAGGCAAGAGGAGTGGCTTACAAGGAATTCCACGGAATGATTTCTCAAGAGGTGGTCGTCTTGGGAAGAGCACGTATATTAAGGAAGGAGAAGAATTAGAATCAGTTCGTAAGGGCAAGCGAGTCACTAAGAGGCATGTTCTTGATGAGGAATTTGGTGGTGATGATGAGGATGACGAGATTCGGTACCTAGAGAAGCTTAAAACTTCGATGTCAAACAAAGGATCTAAAGAAGATAATGAAGAATCAGGCAAGAAACATAGGAAACTTTCTGGGTTATCTAATATGCAAAATGGTGGGTCATCAAGGTTAAGCAAAGGTGGCAAGAGGTCCAGATTGGATAGAGAATCTGAGGGCagacaattagaagaagagTCAGGGTCTGATGGGGAACTTGAAggtaagaaaaagaagaaacaaatgaaagaatCAGCTGATTCCTTAATTGATAATAGGAGGGAAATTACTCTTACAACGCGTCAACGGGCCCTTCAGTCTAGCAAAGATGCAGCAACTGGCAAAAGTTTCATAGAGTTTCCAGATGGACTGCCGCCTGCCCCACCAAG comes from the Carya illinoinensis cultivar Pawnee chromosome 8, C.illinoinensisPawnee_v1, whole genome shotgun sequence genome and includes:
- the LOC122319075 gene encoding uncharacterized protein LOC122319075 — its product is MDEFSGTKFNGIINPVRKKRTQTSRRPRLESQPLDGDHNNSPFSPNALSDDVSKVSSDDNAGEDTDYTRKEFDLNLCVSRVPFGAGAESQNLNEKNKRDGGFNSFYNNEPARSGFNKKRSSEGVLAPANWKSTNKLKDGLELEVRSVDANGGRNGEGLISGKAGVLPDRSAIEKKVKKVKLKVGGVTHTIQANATSNGSAGCGSSAKSSRSIDASRPWQKRNLQGNLDDNHSSIGKRSGLQGIPRNDFSRGGRLGKSTYIKEGEELESVRKGKRVTKRHVLDEEFGGDDEDDEIRYLEKLKTSMSNKGSKEDNEESGKKHRKLSGLSNMQNGGSSRLSKGGKRSRLDRESEGRQLEEESGSDGELEGKKKKKQMKESADSLIDNRREITLTTRQRALQSSKDAATGKSFIEFPDGLPPAPPRKQKEKLSELEQQLKKAEAAQRRRMQVEKAARESEAEAIRKILGQDSSRKKREEKLKKRNEELAKEKAANAMVLAPDTVRWVMRPTGTVVTFSENVGLPTIFDSKPHSYPPPRENCVGPSCNNPFRYRDSRSKLPLCSLQCYKAIREKMLAENTPANVAK
- the LOC122318716 gene encoding proline-rich receptor-like protein kinase PERK3 isoform X2 encodes the protein MSVLAVSVPTGVPEKLQWWLMKRLLLLFYVIFITDADVPNNLLEAPLVSPTTAPAIPDLPLPAELPLLHKHQHKHFSPRGAPKIALSPAHAPFYGPLVTSSHPPTSSRLSRPSMKRTALAPPVASFEHIAPMQSGAGAVPSGLAQPPLSPYNSDCCAQDMVLKRATQGCHCVYPIKLDLLLLNVSQNPNWNLFLNELASGLRLEVSQIELINFYVLSLSMLNISMDIVPKEGISFSAREASAINSSLVMHKVHLNPTLVGDYELLNLTWFQPPPPPPAPVVTPSPVESPPHQDPNATSLNASNSGRHSNLVVILGIGACVLFIAVISVLVLCLCTFRHGKAKASPVETEKPRTVSAVPAVGSLPHPTSTRVLAYEELKEATNNFEPASILGEGGFGRVFKGVLSDGTAVAIKRLTSGGQQGDKEFLVEVEMLSRLHHRNLVKLVGYYSSRDSSQHLLCYELIPNGSLEAWLHGPLGVNCPLDWDTRMKIALDAARGLAYLHEDSQPCVIHRDFKASNILLENNFHAKVADFGLAKQAPEGRANYLSTRVMGTFGYVAPEYAMTGHLLVKSDVYSYGVVLLELLTGRKPVDMSQPSGQENLVTWARPILRDKDRLEELADLKLGGNYPKEDFIRVCTIAAACVAPEASQRPTMGEVVQSLKMVQRVTEYQDSMLTSSNNRPNLRQSSTTFESDGTSSMFSSGPYSGLSAFDNDNISRTAVFSEDLHEGR
- the LOC122318716 gene encoding proline-rich receptor-like protein kinase PERK3 isoform X1 — its product is MSVLAVSVPTGVPEKLQWWLMKRLLLLFYVIFITDADVPNNLLEAPLVSPTTAPAIPDLPLPAELPLLHKHQHKHFSPRGAPKIALSPAHAPFYGPLVTSSHPPTSSRLSRPSMKRTALAPPVASFEHIAPMQSGAGAVPSGLAQPPLSPYNSDCCAQDMVLKRATQGCHCVYPIKLDLLLLNVSQNPNWNLFLNELASGLRLEVSQIELINFYVLSLSMLNISMDIVPKEGISFSAREASAINSSLVMHKVHLNPTLVGDYELLNLTWFQPPPPPPAPVVTPSPVESPPHQDPNATSLNASNSGRHSNLVVILGIGACVLFIAVISVLVLCLCTFRHGKAKASPVETEKPRTVSAVPAVGSLPHPTSTRVLAYEELKEATNNFEPASILGEGGFGRVFKGVLSDGTAVAIKRLTSGGQQGDKEFLVEVEMLSRLHHRNLVKLVGYYSSRDSSQHLLCYELIPNGSLEAWLHGPLGVNCPLDWDTRMKIALDAARGLAYLHEDSQPCVIHRDFKASNILLENNFHAKVADFGLAKQAPEGRANYLSTRVMGTFGYVAPEYAMTGHLLVKSDVYSYGVVLLELLTGRKPVDMSQPSGQENLVTWWYCFQARPILRDKDRLEELADLKLGGNYPKEDFIRVCTIAAACVAPEASQRPTMGEVVQSLKMVQRVTEYQDSMLTSSNNRPNLRQSSTTFESDGTSSMFSSGPYSGLSAFDNDNISRTAVFSEDLHEGR